The Terriglobus roseus region CTCAAAGGCGAAGGAGAATGGCTCGCCAGCGGGGAAGTCAACATTCGTTACTTCCGGATCGCCCGGCAACATGGCTACTGTGAGCCGTGTGGGGATCAGGACGTCGCTCTTTGGGCTGTGCGAATTGATGTGAAAGCCCGGGTCTACGCGAAAGTGCAGTTTAACTGTAGCCGGCTGATTAGCCGCGATCGACTGACCATCTGCAATGAAATCGACATGGCCTTTCTTGGCTGGTGCGGGCTGTCCCACGTTCATGCTCTGACCGTGTGCGACGACAGTGCGGATGAGGATAGCGATCACAAGCAAACCAACCCAAACAAGGACAGTGCGAAGTGTGGATGCCTTTGTGAGCGGTCTCTGTAGCTCGTTCATGGTTAGCTTCCCGACACAATCTTCTGGATGTTGGCCTCAGCTTCTTCCTTGGGAGCCAGACCGATGGCCTGCGCTACGATCTTGCCGTTGCGGTCGATGTAAAAAGTTGCAGGCAGAACGTCCAGACCACCGTAGGCGTTGCCCACTTTCTGGTCGCTCATCAGGATGGTGTAATCCACCCCGGTGTTTTCCAGCACCTTCTTGATCTGCGCCTGAATCTCGGGGCTCTTAGCATCTTCATCTTCGTTGATGCCAACGACCTGAAGACCCTGCGCGGCGTACTTCTTCTGGAACTCCTCAAACCACGGCATCTCTACCTTGCAGGGAGTGCACCAGGTGGCCCAGAAGTTCAGCAGAACGGGCTTGCCCTTGTAGTCGTTCAGCGAGATGCGCTTGCCGGTGTTGCTGGTCAGCGTAAAGATGGCGGCGGGTTTGCCACGGAGGTCTGCGACCGGCGAATCCATGGTCGCCGAAGCGCCGGGCTTGTCCACGGTGATGGTCATTTGGTGATTTTTCGCTTCAGCTTCCGCAGCGCGGCGCGCCTTCACGTTGTGAATGCCGGCCCAGCCCAGCCCAGCGACGACCACGACAATGATTCCACCCACCAGGGCATTACGCATTTTCGACAGAGACCTCAGCAAATACAGATGATCTCTAACAGTGTACCGATGCAGAGGATTGTTGGGGTGGCGCGAATCGTGCTGGGCCGAGCCGGTAGAATGGAGGGACACTTTGCCGCGCACTTTTTGCGGCGCAGAAAGCACACAAAACGCAATGCAACGCTGGTCCAAACTGTTTATTCCCACGCTCCGCGAAGCTCCTGCGGACGCCGAGGTGGCAAGCCACCAGATTCTGCTTCGCGCAGGTTACGTTCGCCAGCTTGGCGCTGGCATTTACAGCTACCTGCCGCTGGCCA contains the following coding sequences:
- a CDS encoding TlpA family protein disulfide reductase, with the protein product MRNALVGGIIVVVVAGLGWAGIHNVKARRAAEAEAKNHQMTITVDKPGASATMDSPVADLRGKPAAIFTLTSNTGKRISLNDYKGKPVLLNFWATWCTPCKVEMPWFEEFQKKYAAQGLQVVGINEDEDAKSPEIQAQIKKVLENTGVDYTILMSDQKVGNAYGGLDVLPATFYIDRNGKIVAQAIGLAPKEEAEANIQKIVSGS
- a CDS encoding protein-disulfide reductase DsbD N-terminal domain-containing protein, whose product is MNELQRPLTKASTLRTVLVWVGLLVIAILIRTVVAHGQSMNVGQPAPAKKGHVDFIADGQSIAANQPATVKLHFRVDPGFHINSHSPKSDVLIPTRLTVAMLPGDPEVTNVDFPAGEPFSFAFEPKQKLDVYQGDVVLTAHLKAKPGQHTLKAELYYQACDHAACYPPKKLPVEQPYTAK